CCGAGTCAGCTGCCCCGCTGGTCGTCCTGCCGGGCGAGCCGCTTGAGCATCTCGTTGTAGGCGGCCAGCTCCGCATCACCGTCCGCATCGGCCTTCCGGTCCATCCTGCGGGCCGCCCGGTTGTCCGCCCGGGACCACTGCACCAGCAGCGCGAGCATGACGACCACCAGCGGGATCTCACCGGAGGCCCACGCCAGCCCGCCGCCGAGCCGCTGGTCGGCGAGCAGGTCGGTGAGCCACGGCAGGCCGAGCCCGCGGTAGAAGTCCCCGCCGATCACGGTCGCGGACATCATCAGCGCGATGCCGAAGAAGGCGTGGAACGGCATGGACGCGAAGACCAGCCCGACCTTGCCCATCGGCGGCAGCGGCCGCGGCGCGGGGTCGATCCCGATCACCGGCCAGTAGAAGACGTAGCCGACCAGCAGGAAGTGCGCGTTCATCGCCAGGTGCGCCCAGTGCTCGGTGAGCGCCACGTCGAACAGCCCGGTGAAGTACAGGGCGTAGAACGACCCCACGAACAGCACCAGCGCGACGATCGGGTTGGTGAGCCACCGCGTCACCGGGGAGTGCACGAACGCCAGCAGCCACTCCCGCGGCCCCGGGGGCCGCCCCTTGCCCGCGGGCTTGAACACCCGCAGCGCCAGCGAGGTCGGCCCGGCCAGCACCAGCAGCACCGGGGCCAGCATGGACAGCAGCATGTGCTGCCCCATGTGCACGCTGAACACCGCGGGGGCGTACTTGCCGATGCCCGACGAGGTGGCCACCAGCAGCGTCGCGCAGCCGCACAGCCAGGCGACGGTGCGCCCGACCGGCCACTGGTCGCCGCGCTGCCGCAGCCGGCGCACGCCCACCAGGTAGAGCGCGGCCATGACCAGCGCGAGAGTGCCGTAGACCAGGTCGAACCGCCAGTCGAACAGCAGGCGGGAGGCGTCCGGCGGCTCCGGCAGCGGGTAGCCGACCAGCAGCTCGACCCGGTCCGGGACCGCTCGCGCCACCTCGTCCGGCGGAGGGGTGCGCCCGAGCGCGACGGCGATGCCGAGGGTGGCGAACATGACCAGCGCCTCGACCGCCCCGAGCCGCAGCAGCGCCGCCGCGCCACTCCGCTCCTCGATGCGCCGCACCACGCTGCGCCGCTGCACGTACCCGAACACGCCGAGCACCACCAGCGCGACGATCTTGAGCAGCAGGAGCAGGCCGTAGGTGGTGGTGAACAGCTGCCCCGGGGTCATCCGCACCAGCGCGTTGATCACCCCGGACAGCGCCATCGCCGCCCAGCACACCAGCGCGACCAGCGAGAACCGCCGCGCGACCAGCGGCAGGTGCGCACCGCCGCGGGCGGCGTGCGCCACCAGCGCCACTAGGCCGCCGACCCACAGCGCCGCGCCGAAGAGGTGGAACAGCAGGCTGTTGGTGGCGACGTCGTGCGCACCGCCCGAGGCGGAGTGACCGGTGGCGATCACCGGGAACAGGCCGAGCAGGCCCAGGCCGAAGGCGACGACCGTCCAGCCCCACGACAGCACGGCGCGGCAGACCAGCACCACCACGAAGGCGATCACCGCGGTGATGACCCACGCCTTCGCCTGCTCCAGCGCGTCCACCAGCCCGAAC
This region of Saccharopolyspora hordei genomic DNA includes:
- a CDS encoding cytochrome c oxidase assembly protein, which gives rise to MLIVTAAVLAALVAAALTALSAGASYALLGLPDPGPLTQYGLPVVRVVAEVGAVVCIGSLLLAAFGIPAQRSGALAADGYAAVRAASWAGAVWCVGAVLVVPFLAADATGRPVGDVLDTEVLFGLVDALEQAKAWVITAVIAFVVVLVCRAVLSWGWTVVAFGLGLLGLFPVIATGHSASGGAHDVATNSLLFHLFGAALWVGGLVALVAHAARGGAHLPLVARRFSLVALVCWAAMALSGVINALVRMTPGQLFTTTYGLLLLLKIVALVVLGVFGYVQRRSVVRRIEERSGAAALLRLGAVEALVMFATLGIAVALGRTPPPDEVARAVPDRVELLVGYPLPEPPDASRLLFDWRFDLVYGTLALVMAALYLVGVRRLRQRGDQWPVGRTVAWLCGCATLLVATSSGIGKYAPAVFSVHMGQHMLLSMLAPVLLVLAGPTSLALRVFKPAGKGRPPGPREWLLAFVHSPVTRWLTNPIVALVLFVGSFYALYFTGLFDVALTEHWAHLAMNAHFLLVGYVFYWPVIGIDPAPRPLPPMGKVGLVFASMPFHAFFGIALMMSATVIGGDFYRGLGLPWLTDLLADQRLGGGLAWASGEIPLVVVMLALLVQWSRADNRAARRMDRKADADGDAELAAYNEMLKRLARQDDQRGS